The following proteins come from a genomic window of Heyndrickxia acidicola:
- a CDS encoding metal-dependent hydrolase family protein: protein MGYTLIKNATLIDGTGKDPVQNAAVLIKDNRIVEVGTQDTVKVPNGEVKVIDAQGGYLLPGLIDTHVHMMFEVKDMRETLVTPFALQFYQAIEYLKRTLNVGITSVRDAGFTDYGVKVAVEQGLIKGPRMQVSINPLTITGGHGDSWMRSGMDVTRQSYPGMPSGLCDGPEEVRKKVREMLRAGADIIKVHATGGVMSPTDHPEFTQFSEEELLIIVQEAAFRRGVKVMAHAQGAEGVKNAVRAGIHSIEHGIFLDDEAIELMLKKGTYLVPTLLAPVSVLEASEKTDDMPEYAVAKAREVVDIHRESVAKAYKAGVKIAMGTDAGVMPHGTNLRELGLMCGIGMSPMEALVATTKVAAECMGWGDRVGTLEKGKAADFVVVKTNPLENIRSLEDERNIVLVAKDGVIEKDLRVKSGELVGQA, encoded by the coding sequence ATGGGATACACGCTGATTAAAAATGCAACACTGATCGATGGAACAGGCAAGGATCCGGTGCAAAATGCAGCAGTGCTGATAAAGGATAACAGGATTGTAGAGGTGGGAACGCAGGATACCGTAAAAGTGCCGAATGGGGAAGTGAAGGTCATCGATGCACAAGGCGGTTACCTTCTGCCAGGGCTGATTGACACCCATGTCCATATGATGTTTGAAGTAAAGGACATGCGGGAAACGCTGGTGACGCCATTTGCGCTTCAATTTTACCAGGCGATTGAGTACCTGAAGCGAACCTTGAATGTCGGCATTACCTCTGTCCGGGATGCAGGCTTTACGGATTATGGCGTGAAGGTGGCTGTGGAGCAAGGGCTGATTAAGGGACCGCGCATGCAGGTCAGCATCAATCCTTTGACCATTACCGGCGGCCACGGCGATTCCTGGATGCGTTCCGGAATGGATGTGACGCGCCAAAGCTATCCGGGCATGCCATCCGGCTTGTGTGACGGCCCGGAGGAGGTCCGCAAAAAGGTGCGGGAAATGCTGAGGGCTGGTGCGGATATTATTAAAGTCCATGCAACGGGCGGCGTGATGAGCCCAACGGACCATCCGGAATTCACGCAGTTCTCGGAAGAAGAGCTCTTGATCATTGTGCAGGAGGCGGCGTTCAGGCGCGGCGTCAAGGTCATGGCACATGCCCAGGGAGCGGAGGGTGTGAAAAATGCCGTCCGGGCAGGAATCCATTCAATCGAGCATGGAATCTTCCTGGATGATGAAGCGATCGAGCTCATGCTGAAAAAAGGCACCTATCTTGTGCCGACACTGCTCGCACCGGTTTCTGTGCTAGAAGCCAGTGAAAAAACAGATGACATGCCGGAATATGCTGTAGCGAAAGCCCGTGAAGTAGTCGATATCCATCGTGAAAGTGTGGCAAAAGCCTATAAAGCCGGTGTGAAAATCGCCATGGGAACCGATGCCGGTGTCATGCCCCACGGAACCAACCTCCGCGAACTCGGGCTCATGTGCGGAATCGGCATGTCACCGATGGAAGCTCTTGTGGCCACAACCAAAGTGGCAGCAGAATGTATGGGCTGGGGCGACCGGGTCGGTACCCTTGAAAAAGGAAAAGCGGCCGACTTTGTGGTCGTCAAAACCAACCCGCTGGAGAACATTCGGTCACTTGAAGATGAGCGCAACATTGTACTCGTCGCCAAGGACGGTGTGATCGAGAAGGACCTAAGAGTCAAAAGCGGGGAGCTAGTGGGGCAGGCTTGA
- a CDS encoding protein-glutamine gamma-glutamyltransferase — MIVVNEKILGSNDYHHWTSSKEKMSILEMMGQYSQKYEYQTMSEIDFELEMRVQIMKAAVALDRSDAEFTTLRTSICNPRYWMRHPSGAFIIRDDVPPHAGLTDIFISGKKYAFECATAMVIIFYKAILETLGKNVFDELFAGLFLYDWQHDQDLDLQLHSGRDYLPGDCVYFKNPAVNPKTPYWRGENGIMMGKNLFFGHGMGMRTSQFIIKFLNSKRLPYSQEPAYLTTDITRMNFQYLRQFAQSGPRYPSSLPSQPSNLVRAEIGSRTYIT, encoded by the coding sequence ATGATTGTCGTAAATGAAAAAATACTGGGTTCCAATGACTATCACCATTGGACTTCATCAAAAGAAAAAATGTCCATACTTGAAATGATGGGACAGTACAGCCAGAAGTATGAATATCAAACAATGAGCGAGATTGATTTTGAGCTGGAGATGAGAGTTCAAATTATGAAGGCTGCGGTCGCGCTGGACAGGAGTGATGCAGAATTCACAACCTTAAGGACGTCTATATGCAACCCAAGATACTGGATGCGCCACCCAAGCGGTGCGTTTATCATTAGAGACGATGTGCCTCCTCATGCTGGCCTTACAGACATTTTTATAAGTGGGAAGAAATACGCGTTTGAATGTGCCACGGCAATGGTGATCATCTTTTATAAGGCGATATTGGAGACGCTGGGGAAAAACGTATTTGATGAACTTTTTGCAGGGCTTTTTCTTTACGATTGGCAGCATGATCAGGATCTTGATCTTCAGCTTCATTCAGGGAGGGATTATCTGCCGGGAGATTGTGTTTATTTTAAAAATCCTGCCGTCAATCCCAAAACGCCCTATTGGCGAGGGGAAAATGGGATTATGATGGGGAAAAATCTTTTTTTCGGACATGGAATGGGAATGAGAACAAGCCAGTTCATTATTAAGTTTTTGAATAGTAAAAGACTTCCGTATTCACAGGAGCCTGCCTATTTAACGACTGACATTACTCGGATGAATTTTCAATATTTACGCCAGTTTGCACAGAGTGGTCCGAGGTATCCTTCCTCCCTTCCTTCTCAGCCTTCTAATCTTGTCAGGGCTGAAATTGGTTCGAGGACGTATATTACTTAA
- a CDS encoding isochorismatase family protein, with protein sequence MNHALLVIDAQQELIEGKDGEEAVWKKDHLIQNINEAVEKALKEEHFIVFIRDLDVAEGKGKGFDIHQAIKVPAASRIYDKKATNSFYGTPLLDVLKENKIGHLVIMGCKTEHCIDSAVRTATVNGFDVTLVEDGHSTSSTKVLPAEQIIEHHNQILHGHYNVDHFSVVRKAKDDLFEPPHDMYRQQG encoded by the coding sequence TTGAATCATGCATTACTCGTAATTGATGCTCAACAGGAGCTTATCGAAGGGAAAGACGGTGAGGAAGCAGTTTGGAAGAAGGATCACCTGATACAGAATATCAATGAAGCGGTGGAAAAAGCGCTAAAAGAGGAGCATTTCATTGTCTTCATACGGGATTTGGATGTAGCAGAGGGCAAGGGAAAAGGCTTTGACATTCACCAGGCCATCAAGGTTCCGGCCGCTTCGAGGATTTATGATAAAAAAGCGACCAATTCCTTCTATGGAACTCCATTATTGGATGTGCTGAAAGAAAACAAGATCGGCCATCTCGTTATCATGGGCTGCAAAACGGAGCACTGCATTGATTCGGCTGTAAGAACGGCTACGGTTAACGGTTTTGACGTCACCCTCGTAGAAGATGGACATTCTACATCAAGCACAAAAGTGTTACCGGCCGAACAAATTATAGAACATCACAACCAAATCCTTCATGGCCATTACAATGTCGATCATTTTTCCGTTGTACGAAAGGCCAAAGATGATTTATTTGAGCCGCCCCACGATATGTACAGACAGCAAGGCTAA
- a CDS encoding LCP family protein, translated as MQKKNKWKVFGYSFLGIVIIAVSVLGYEYYQLQPKNHFKSIPVVSSGNNSDKTVQQGNSNDTAFNVLIMGSDARPGETAGHSDSMMLVHVDLGKNQLNVVSIPRDTRVYLNGYGYTKLTSIQYILQANKGPKQGIEETVNAISKLTGVPINYYAETNFGGLQAMVDTLGGITMNVPETIKINSQVINAGPHFVNGTMALAIARERHTAADGDYARQMAQLEVLKGIGKEALRPGNIPKLPSLVNSVYQYMIGTNMSTSDMLSLALAVKNINPNKQVHYQQIPGTQEVMYDDILKANNDEIVIDPQKLKSIITKNFQ; from the coding sequence ATGCAGAAAAAAAACAAATGGAAAGTATTTGGTTACAGCTTTTTAGGAATAGTTATTATTGCGGTTTCAGTACTCGGGTATGAATATTACCAACTTCAACCGAAGAATCACTTCAAGTCCATTCCTGTTGTTTCTTCGGGAAACAATTCAGACAAAACAGTTCAGCAAGGCAATTCGAATGACACTGCATTTAATGTTTTAATAATGGGTTCAGACGCAAGACCAGGTGAAACAGCTGGTCATTCAGACAGCATGATGCTGGTTCATGTTGATTTGGGAAAAAATCAACTGAATGTTGTAAGTATTCCGCGTGATACACGTGTCTATTTAAATGGTTATGGATATACGAAACTTACAAGTATCCAGTATATTTTGCAGGCTAATAAAGGTCCCAAACAGGGAATAGAAGAGACAGTAAATGCAATAAGTAAATTAACGGGTGTACCGATTAATTATTATGCAGAAACCAATTTTGGGGGCCTTCAAGCCATGGTCGATACTTTAGGCGGAATCACAATGAATGTACCGGAGACAATTAAAATAAACTCTCAAGTGATTAATGCAGGTCCTCATTTCGTTAACGGAACTATGGCTTTAGCCATTGCCCGTGAACGCCATACCGCTGCAGATGGCGATTATGCGCGTCAAATGGCTCAGTTGGAGGTTTTGAAGGGAATTGGCAAAGAGGCACTCAGACCTGGAAACATCCCTAAACTGCCTTCACTCGTTAATTCCGTATACCAATATATGATTGGCACCAATATGTCCACTTCGGATATGTTGAGTCTGGCCCTTGCTGTGAAAAATATTAATCCAAACAAACAAGTACATTATCAGCAAATCCCAGGGACTCAAGAAGTGATGTACGATGATATTCTTAAAGCAAATAATGATGAAATTGTTATTGATCCGCAAAAATTAAAAAGTATCATCACTAAAAATTTTCAATAG
- a CDS encoding NUDIX domain-containing protein, with protein MNEYESGKFHHVARAIIQKGQSVLLLKADGYSNSFLPGGHIEFGESAKMALPREIEEELGVKCEIGDFLGVCEHQWEESGQLHCELNQLFAVTSDELDAEMDPPSREGHLHFFWCHEKDLLEAKLEPSPLAPLIQQYIRGSMKVWWESTLRK; from the coding sequence ATGAACGAATACGAAAGCGGGAAATTTCATCATGTAGCAAGGGCCATTATACAAAAAGGCCAGTCGGTTTTGCTGTTAAAAGCAGATGGCTATTCCAACAGCTTTTTACCGGGCGGCCATATTGAATTTGGAGAAAGCGCAAAGATGGCTTTGCCAAGAGAAATCGAGGAAGAGCTGGGAGTGAAGTGTGAGATAGGGGATTTTCTTGGCGTTTGTGAGCATCAATGGGAGGAGAGCGGCCAGCTTCATTGTGAGCTGAACCAGCTGTTTGCGGTTACGTCAGATGAATTGGATGCTGAAATGGACCCTCCATCCAGGGAAGGGCATTTGCACTTTTTCTGGTGCCACGAAAAAGATTTACTGGAGGCAAAGCTTGAGCCTTCTCCGCTTGCTCCGCTTATTCAGCAGTATATACGAGGAAGCATGAAAGTATGGTGGGAATCCACTCTTCGCAAATAG
- a CDS encoding SH3 domain-containing protein, which produces MKKRVVLPAFCFAVLSSAAFAKTVHADTLHPSASAVSTKNPVQYVEVHKGSYLNMRSSASEKATILLKLSAGTPVTLLSQSKDWAEIFANGKTGYVSSQYLTPSSSTPSKTTVKPSSVTVKSSEVKSVTKYVNVSTGSTLNLRSSGSTKAGIIAWLKKGTAVQVLSELKGWSKVQVSGKTGYVSSQYLTASKPASAASPANQKPPQASISSIQKPSSAKTTLKYVNLQTGSTLNLRSSSSTKAGIIAWLKKGTAVQVLSESKGWSKVQVNRKTGYVSSQYLTAAKPSGSSAKTTSSSGASAASISAPPKSTATVTKYVKVGTGGMLNLRSAGSTKAGIISTLANNTAVTVVSESNGWSKVQASGKTGYVSSQFLTAAKPAGTEAGTSTPAPVKTVTKYVVVDASDSLNLRSSASLNGSILSKLVLGTKVTVLSESNGWSKVLVNGKTGYVNSQYLTLTLPDPVTASSDTKYVNVSSVSGVSMYTKPSDSASVILKLSQGYQVLVLSEAGGWSYIQAYGKDGYVHTALLTETKPTGNTGAGGSNGSAGDQQDVIKYVDVNSQSNLNLRDSASVTGNILSSLATGTAVKVLSEAGGWSKVSVNGKIGYVSSQYLSDTLATPPGLANGSKSYTYKQYTVSLNDMVNIEMNAGPQTDRQYNTYLRDDALQLNNASNPTSGTVQGDKWNVRGGPGTSYWTVTQVNNGTVLSILSAVKGSDGHMWYQVKINQTWVNASPDDVKYYLDPSNFESDPIKSYQFLDLAASTNLQADEVNSRILSGKGILAGKASSFIQAGQTLHINEIYLIAHALLETGNGTSQLANGVQVNGKTVYNMYGIGAYDSDPLNSGAQFAYNAGWFTPEQAIIGGAQFIAQDYINAGQNTLYKMRWNPDAADARGNAAHQYATDIGWADKQIVQMQNLYSLVTCYTLAYDVPVYK; this is translated from the coding sequence ATGAAGAAACGTGTCGTATTGCCTGCATTTTGTTTTGCAGTATTGTCGTCTGCCGCCTTTGCAAAAACAGTCCATGCTGACACCTTGCATCCTTCGGCAAGTGCAGTGAGCACCAAAAATCCAGTTCAATATGTTGAAGTACATAAAGGATCCTATTTAAATATGAGAAGCAGTGCTTCTGAGAAAGCCACGATTCTCTTGAAGCTTTCAGCAGGAACACCCGTCACCCTTTTATCTCAGTCCAAGGACTGGGCGGAAATTTTTGCGAATGGAAAGACCGGTTATGTAAGCAGTCAATATTTGACCCCATCAAGCAGCACTCCAAGTAAAACCACAGTGAAACCCAGCAGTGTTACGGTGAAATCATCTGAAGTAAAATCCGTTACCAAATACGTTAACGTTTCTACAGGCTCTACGCTGAACCTTAGAAGCAGCGGCTCCACAAAGGCCGGCATCATCGCCTGGCTGAAAAAAGGAACGGCCGTACAGGTGCTTTCCGAATTAAAGGGATGGTCGAAGGTCCAAGTGAGCGGGAAGACCGGTTATGTAAGCAGCCAGTATTTAACGGCTTCAAAACCAGCATCAGCTGCATCCCCAGCCAATCAAAAACCACCACAAGCAAGCATCAGCAGTATACAGAAGCCATCTTCAGCAAAAACTACTCTAAAATATGTGAATTTACAGACAGGATCTACGCTGAACCTGAGAAGCAGCAGCTCCACGAAGGCTGGCATTATCGCCTGGCTGAAAAAAGGAACGGCCGTACAGGTGCTTTCTGAATCAAAAGGCTGGTCAAAGGTTCAAGTGAACCGAAAAACCGGTTATGTAAGCAGCCAGTATTTAACGGCAGCGAAGCCAAGCGGAAGCAGTGCCAAGACAACGTCTTCATCTGGGGCAAGTGCTGCTTCCATCTCAGCACCGCCTAAAAGCACAGCAACTGTCACGAAGTATGTAAAGGTGGGTACTGGTGGCATGCTGAATCTTAGGTCAGCAGGCAGCACAAAAGCCGGCATTATCAGTACGCTGGCAAATAATACGGCTGTAACAGTCGTTTCCGAATCAAATGGCTGGTCAAAGGTTCAGGCCAGCGGGAAAACGGGTTATGTGAGCAGCCAATTTTTAACGGCGGCAAAACCGGCAGGAACAGAAGCAGGAACCAGTACGCCTGCGCCAGTAAAAACTGTTACAAAGTATGTAGTGGTGGACGCAAGTGATTCGCTAAACCTAAGAAGCTCTGCAAGCCTTAACGGAAGTATTTTATCCAAGCTTGTCTTGGGGACGAAGGTAACCGTTTTGTCCGAGTCGAATGGCTGGTCGAAGGTGCTGGTGAATGGAAAAACCGGCTATGTGAACAGCCAATATCTGACTCTTACTTTGCCGGATCCTGTTACCGCATCATCAGACACAAAATATGTGAATGTATCCTCCGTTTCTGGAGTAAGTATGTATACAAAGCCTTCCGATTCTGCATCTGTGATTCTTAAGCTTTCACAGGGCTACCAGGTGCTGGTGCTGTCAGAGGCAGGTGGCTGGTCTTATATTCAGGCATACGGGAAGGACGGCTATGTTCACACGGCGCTTTTAACAGAAACAAAGCCAACCGGCAATACAGGAGCAGGTGGAAGTAATGGAAGTGCAGGTGATCAGCAAGACGTGATTAAGTACGTGGATGTAAACAGTCAATCTAATTTGAATTTGCGCGATTCAGCCTCTGTTACCGGCAATATTCTATCCAGTCTAGCCACTGGAACAGCGGTGAAGGTTTTATCAGAGGCAGGCGGCTGGTCGAAGGTTTCGGTAAATGGAAAAATCGGCTATGTGAGCAGTCAATATTTATCGGATACTCTCGCAACACCTCCCGGATTGGCAAATGGATCAAAGAGCTACACGTATAAGCAATACACTGTATCTTTAAACGACATGGTCAATATTGAAATGAATGCGGGACCGCAGACGGACCGCCAGTACAATACCTACCTGCGCGATGATGCCTTACAGCTGAATAATGCGTCTAACCCAACATCCGGAACCGTTCAAGGGGATAAGTGGAATGTAAGGGGAGGCCCCGGTACCAGCTACTGGACGGTCACACAGGTAAACAACGGAACCGTATTAAGTATTTTATCAGCAGTGAAGGGCTCTGACGGCCATATGTGGTATCAGGTGAAAATCAATCAGACATGGGTCAATGCGAGCCCGGATGATGTGAAGTATTACCTTGATCCCTCTAATTTTGAAAGTGATCCGATAAAATCCTATCAGTTCCTGGATTTGGCGGCTTCTACTAATCTGCAGGCGGATGAGGTCAACTCTCGTATTCTCTCTGGAAAAGGAATCCTTGCCGGAAAGGCTTCATCCTTTATCCAGGCAGGTCAAACCCTGCATATTAACGAAATCTATTTGATTGCCCATGCGCTTTTGGAAACCGGCAATGGCACTTCCCAGCTGGCTAACGGTGTCCAGGTCAACGGCAAAACCGTTTATAATATGTATGGAATTGGTGCCTATGATTCAGATCCGCTTAATTCCGGTGCCCAATTCGCTTATAATGCAGGATGGTTTACCCCTGAGCAGGCGATTATAGGCGGAGCGCAATTTATTGCGCAGGACTATATCAATGCCGGACAAAATACGCTGTATAAAATGAGATGGAACCCGGATGCAGCGGATGCCAGGGGCAATGCAGCCCATCAATATGCGACCGATATCGGCTGGGCCGACAAGCAGATCGTACAGATGCAAAATCTTTATAGTTTAGTCACCTGTTATACGCTGGCGTATGATGTACCGGTATATAAGTAG